A genomic segment from Gracilinanus agilis isolate LMUSP501 chromosome 1, AgileGrace, whole genome shotgun sequence encodes:
- the ALKBH2 gene encoding DNA oxidative demethylase ALKBH2, which produces MERVAAKKTERCPLEEGKEEPEKGDDASQEEEEESRKKRPRTEKAETDSNLAEGYHWQKIQAESLDCDYTVLFSREEADTLLQTLEKEVEYFEGDLSRVHVYGKWHRIPRKQATYGDEGLTYTFAGLTLSPKPWIPVLEHIRDRVTDVTGHAFNFVLINRYKDGCDHIGEHRDDERELAPKSPIASVSFGACRDFFFRHRDSRGKEPSRPVEVVKLQLAHGSLLMMNHPTNIHWYHSLPVRKGILAPRVNLTFRNIVFSKR; this is translated from the exons ATGGAGAGGGTAGCGGCAAAGAAGACAGAGAGGTGTCCTTTAGAAGAAGGTAAAGAGGAGCCGGAGAAAGGCGACGACGCCTcccaggaggaagaagaggaaagcagGAAGAAGAGACCCCGGACCGagaaggcagagacagacagcAACTTGGCTGAGGGCTACCACTGGCAGAAGATTCAGGCCGAGAGCCTGGACTGTGACTATACAGTCCTATTCAGCCGGGAGGAGGCGGACACCCTGCTGCAGACCCTGGAAAAAGAAGTGGAATATTTTGAAG GCGATCTTTCCAGAGTGCACGTGTATGGGAAGTGGCACCGGATCCCGAGGAAGCAGGCCACTTACGGGGACGAGGGGCTGACCTACACCTTTGCGGGCCTCACCCTGTCTCCAAAGCCCTGGATCCCAGTCCTGGAGCACATTCGAGACCGTGTGACCGACGTGACCGGGCACGCCTTCAATTTTGTGCTTATCAACAG ATACAAAGACGGCTGCGATCACATTGGTGAGCACCGCGATGACGAGCGAGAACTGGCTCCCAAGAGTCCCATCGCCTCCGTCTCCTTCGGAGCCTGCCGAGACTTCTTCTTTCGGCACAGAGATTCCCGGGGGAAGGAGCCCTCCCGGCCCGTGGAGGTGGTGAAGCTGCAGCTGGCCCACGGGAGCCTCCTCATGATGAACCACCCCACCAACATCCACTGGTACCATAGTCTCCCCGTCAGGAAAGGGATCCTGGCTCCCCGGGTCAATCTGACATTCCGTAACATTGTCTTCTCTAAAAGATAA